One window from the genome of Pirellulales bacterium encodes:
- a CDS encoding type I restriction-modification enzyme R subunit C-terminal domain-containing protein: protein MAAWNFKQFIADNKDELEAVRVFYSRPYRAGLRFKAVKELAEAIKSPPLCATADRLWLAFQAVEPEAVRGKCGKLVDLIALVRHAIDPNLPLVPFGATVEERYREWLAQQQSSRVTFSADQRRWLDAIKDHIAASLSIDQDDFEYAPFAQLGGLGRAYDLFGERLPAVLEELNERLAA, encoded by the coding sequence ATGGCCGCATGGAACTTCAAGCAATTCATCGCCGACAATAAAGACGAGTTGGAGGCGGTCCGCGTCTTTTACAGCCGGCCCTATCGAGCGGGCCTGCGCTTCAAGGCCGTCAAGGAGTTGGCCGAGGCGATCAAGTCGCCGCCCTTGTGTGCCACGGCCGACCGTCTCTGGCTGGCGTTTCAGGCCGTCGAGCCCGAGGCGGTGAGGGGCAAGTGCGGCAAGCTCGTCGATCTGATCGCCCTGGTGCGCCACGCCATCGATCCCAACTTGCCGCTCGTCCCCTTCGGTGCCACGGTGGAAGAACGTTACCGAGAATGGCTCGCTCAGCAGCAATCGTCGCGCGTCACGTTTTCCGCCGATCAACGCCGCTGGCTCGACGCCATCAAAGACCACATCGCCGCCAGCCTGAGCATCGACCAGGACGATTTCGAATACGCTCCCTTCGCACAGCTCGGCGGCCTCGGCCGCGCCTACGACCTCTTCGGCGAGCGGCTCCCCGCCGTCCTCGAAGAGTTGAACGAGAGGTTGGCGGCATGA